One segment of Rosa chinensis cultivar Old Blush chromosome 6, RchiOBHm-V2, whole genome shotgun sequence DNA contains the following:
- the LOC112174187 gene encoding uncharacterized protein LOC112174187 encodes MEEETFFVGQEFPDVKAFRNAIKEAAIAQHFELRIIKSDLIRYFAKCAAEACPWRIRAVKLPNAPTFAIRSLEGKHTCGRNAHNGHHQASIDWIVSFIEQRLRDNINYKPKDILHDIHQQYGITIPYKQAWRAKERGLAAIYGSSEEGYCLLPSYCEEIKKTNPGSIAEVFTTGPDHRFQRLFVSFYSSIYGFLNGCLPVIGLGGIHLKSKYLGTLLSATSFDAEGGLFPLAFGVVDEENDESWMWFLSELHKALEMNTQNMPQLTFISDTQKGIADAVRRKFPNSVHDICIRHLSESIGKEFKNPRLVHLLWKAAQATTTIGFKEKMAEIEEVSLDAAKWLQQFHPSRWAFVYFEGTHYGHFSSNIEEFNKWILEARELPIIQVIERIHGKLMTEFEERRKQSNSWFSLLAPSAENYILEAISRASTYQVLRSDQVEFEVLSADRSDIVNIGTHCCSCREWQLYGLPCSHAVAALISCQKDVYAFTEKCFTAASYRETYAGEIYPIEAKPRWVKTEEAAMTDDDDNRVFVRPPKIRRLPGRPEKKRVCVEDINPGKHTVRCSLCNQTGHYKTTCKERF; translated from the coding sequence ATGGAGGAGGAGACATTTTTTGTTGGTCAAGAGTTCCCTGATGTAAAGGCGTTTAGGAATGCGATTAAAGAAGCTGCAATTGCCCAACACTTTGAGCTTCGTATAATAAAAAGTGACCTTATCCGGTACTTTGCAAAGTGTGCAGCGGAGGCTTGTCCGTGGCGCATTCGTGCCGTGAAGCTTCCTAATGCGCCGACATTTGCGATAAGAAGCCTTGAAGGGAAGCACACTTGCGGTAGGAATGCGCACAACGGGCACCATCAGGCGTCTATTGATTGGATTGTCAGTTTTATAGAACAACGTCTGCGGGATAACATTAATTACAAGCCGAAGGATATATTGCATGATATTCATCAGCAGTATGGGATTACCATACCATATAAGCAGGCTTGGCGTGCAAAGGAACGGGGACTTGCTGCGATATATGGATCTTCCGAGGAAGGGTATTGCCTTCTTCCTTCATACTGTGAAGAAATAAAGAAGACCAACCCTGGAAGCATTGCTGAGGTGTTTACTACTGGTCCAGATCACCGGTTCCAGCGGTTATTTGTTTCCTTTTATTCATCCATTTATGGTTTTCTGAATGGTTGCTTGCCTGTTATTGGGCTTGGTGGAATCCATCTTAAGAGCAAATATCTCGGCACCTTACTCTCTGCAACTTCTTTTGATGCTGAGGGGGGTTTATTTCCACTTGCATTTGGTGTtgttgatgaagaaaatgaTGAGAGCTGGATGTGGTTCTTGTCAGAGTTGCACAAGGCACTAGAGATGAACACCCAGAATATGCCACAGCTCACATTTATATCTGATACACAGAAGGGCATTGCAGACGCAGTGAGAAGGAAATTCCCAAATTCTGTACATGATATTTGCATTCGCCACTTGAGTGAAAGCATTGGAAAAGAATTCAAGAACCCAAGGCTTGTTCATCTGTTATGGAAAGCTGCACAAGCCACTACTACGATTGGTTTCAAAGAAAAAATGGCTGAAATAGAGGAGGTTTCTTTAGATGCTGCAAAATGGCTGCAACAATTTCATCCTTCCCGCTGGGCATTTGTGTATTTTGAAGGAACACATTATGGTCATTTCTCATCAAATATTGAGGAGTTCAATAAATGGATTCTGGAAGCTCGTGAACTGCCCATAATCCAGGTCATTGAGAGGATTCATGGTAAATTGATGACGGAGTTTGAAGAACGGCGTAAGCAAAGTAATTCTTGGTTTTCCTTACTTGCTCCATCTGCTGAGAACTATATTTTAGAGGCCATCAGCCGTGCATCCACATATCAGGTCCTTAGATCTGATCAAGTTGAATTTGAGGTCCTCTCAGCTGATCGATCAGACATAGTGAATATTGGAACCCATTGTTGTTCCTGCCGCGAATGGCAGCTATATGGTTTACCATGTTCCCATGCTGTTGCTGCCCTCATCTCATGTCAGAAAGATGTATATGCCTTTACAGAGAAATGTTTTACTGCAGCAAGTTACCGTGAGACGTATGCTGGAGAGATATATCCCATTGAAGCAAAACCCCGATGGGTAAAGACAGAAGAGGCTGCAAtgactgatgatgatgataatcgAGTTTTTGTGCGACCTCCTAAGATTCGTAGACTGCCAGGGCGCCCCGAAAAGAAACGGGTTTGTGTAGAAGACATTAATCCTGGCAAACATACTGTACGTTGCAGTCTCTGTAATCAGACCGGACATTATAAGACAACCTGCAAAGAGAGATTCTGA